A region of Streptomyces halobius DNA encodes the following proteins:
- a CDS encoding ABC transporter permease — protein sequence MTAQAAVAQVGGPGAVQAAGPGGAPAGGSSCLQTNDWICGEYVRSRGQELVDATVQHIGITAVSVLIGLLVAFPLALAARRWRAAAGPVLGLTTVLYTVPSLAMFALLTPVFGVSAAVVVTGLVMYSLTILVRNILAGLEAVPTEVREAARGMGYGSVRLLFGVELPLAVPALVAGLRIATVSTVAMTTIGSVVGYGGLGNLIASGMEGFFKAEVLTASVLCVLLALTADLLLLGLQRLLTPWTRERAPGRTRARRGARTAKGVA from the coding sequence ATGACCGCGCAAGCAGCGGTCGCGCAGGTCGGCGGGCCGGGCGCGGTGCAGGCCGCGGGGCCGGGCGGGGCACCGGCCGGCGGGTCGAGCTGTCTGCAGACGAACGACTGGATCTGCGGTGAGTATGTCCGCAGCCGCGGTCAGGAGCTGGTGGACGCGACGGTCCAGCACATCGGCATCACGGCCGTGTCCGTGCTCATCGGCCTGCTGGTCGCCTTTCCGCTGGCGCTGGCGGCCCGGCGCTGGCGGGCCGCGGCGGGGCCGGTCCTGGGGCTGACGACGGTGCTCTACACGGTGCCGTCCCTGGCGATGTTCGCGCTGCTGACCCCGGTGTTCGGGGTCTCGGCCGCGGTCGTCGTCACGGGCCTGGTGATGTATTCGCTGACGATCCTGGTGCGCAATATCCTCGCCGGCCTGGAGGCGGTGCCCACCGAGGTGCGGGAGGCCGCCCGGGGGATGGGGTACGGCTCCGTGCGGCTGCTGTTCGGGGTGGAGCTCCCGCTCGCGGTGCCCGCGTTGGTGGCCGGGCTGCGCATCGCCACGGTTTCGACGGTGGCGATGACGACCATCGGCTCCGTCGTCGGCTACGGCGGTCTGGGGAATCTCATAGCCAGCGGCATGGAGGGCTTCTTCAAGGCGGAGGTCCTGACGGCCTCGGTGCTGTGCGTGCTGCTGGCGCTGACAGCCGATCTGCTTCTGTTGGGCCTGCAGCGGCTGCTGACGCCCTGGACGCGAGAGCGGGCGCCGGGGAGGACCCGGGCGCGGCGCGGGGCCCGTACGGCGAAGGGGGTGGCCTGA
- a CDS encoding ABC transporter ATP-binding protein — MIRFEHVTKRYADGTTAVDDLSFEVAKGELITLVGPSGCGKTTTMKMVNRLIEPTSGTIHLDGDDISAIDPVELRRRIGYVIQQVGLFPHKTVLDNTATVPHLLGWTRKKARARAAELLDLVGLAPSTYGDRYPDQLSGGQRQRVGVARALAADPPVLLMDEPFGAVDPVVREHLQNEFLRLQSTLHKTVLFVTHDIEEAVRLGDRIAVYGAGRIEQFDTPATVLGAPATPYTAEFVGADRGLKRLSVTPVETGDLEQPPVVRLDDPADRAAARLTADGAPWAVVLDADGAIHGWVSAATLSGSPEASAAGATAGADARSAAPGARTGASAPKGTTVRAHARRMDAWLPLGAPLKQAFSTMLQHDAGWIAVLDGERFLGVLTPGRLHAALRRSTTADAANIPRGEVALDRVPDA; from the coding sequence ATGATCCGTTTCGAGCACGTCACCAAGCGCTACGCCGACGGCACCACAGCCGTCGACGACCTCTCCTTCGAGGTCGCGAAGGGCGAACTCATCACGCTCGTCGGCCCCTCGGGCTGCGGCAAGACGACGACGATGAAGATGGTGAACCGGCTCATCGAGCCCACCAGTGGCACCATCCACCTCGACGGCGACGACATCTCCGCCATCGACCCCGTCGAACTCCGCCGCCGCATCGGCTATGTCATCCAGCAGGTGGGACTCTTCCCCCACAAGACCGTCCTCGACAACACCGCCACCGTCCCGCACCTCCTCGGCTGGACGCGCAAGAAGGCCCGCGCCCGCGCCGCCGAACTCCTCGACCTGGTCGGCCTGGCCCCGTCGACCTACGGCGACCGCTACCCCGACCAGCTCTCCGGCGGCCAGCGCCAGCGCGTCGGCGTCGCCCGCGCCCTGGCCGCCGACCCGCCCGTGCTGCTGATGGACGAACCGTTCGGCGCGGTCGACCCGGTCGTCCGCGAGCACCTCCAGAACGAGTTCCTGCGACTGCAGTCCACGCTCCACAAGACGGTCCTCTTCGTCACCCACGACATCGAGGAGGCGGTCCGGCTCGGCGACCGCATCGCGGTCTACGGGGCGGGGCGCATCGAGCAGTTCGACACCCCGGCGACGGTCCTGGGCGCCCCCGCGACCCCGTACACCGCCGAATTCGTCGGCGCGGACCGGGGTCTGAAGCGGCTCTCCGTGACCCCCGTCGAGACCGGCGACCTGGAACAGCCCCCGGTCGTCCGCCTCGACGACCCCGCGGACCGCGCCGCCGCCCGGCTGACCGCCGACGGCGCCCCCTGGGCCGTCGTCCTCGACGCCGACGGGGCCATCCACGGCTGGGTCTCCGCGGCGACGCTCAGCGGCTCCCCCGAGGCGTCCGCAGCGGGTGCCACGGCGGGAGCCGATGCCCGGTCCGCAGCCCCCGGCGCCCGCACCGGGGCGTCCGCACCGAAGGGCACCACCGTCCGCGCTCACGCCCGCCGGATGGACGCCTGGCTGCCGCTCGGCGCCCCGCTCAAGCAGGCGTTCAGCACCATGCTCCAGCACGACGCCGGCTGGATCGCGGTCCTGGACGGCGAGCGCTTCCTCGGCGTCCTCACCCCCGGCCGGCTGCACGCGGCACTGCGCCGCTCCACCACCGCCGACGCCGCGAACATCCCGCGCGGCGAGGTGGCGCTCGACAGGGTCCCGGACGCCTGA
- a CDS encoding DUF3180 domain-containing protein produces MKQLHIKVLVGLFLVAGVLAWAGARLWDSLASLPSVPVAAPVVLALIAAVLAATALSLRSRLRAQREREPDAKGVDPLVAARAVVFGQASALVASLVAGLYGGVAVYLLTSGLDGPRRDQAIYAGLSVLAGVGVVAAALFLERVCKLPEGEDDDDNPGAAPA; encoded by the coding sequence GTGAAACAGCTACACATCAAGGTGCTGGTCGGGCTGTTTCTGGTGGCCGGGGTGCTGGCCTGGGCGGGCGCCCGGCTGTGGGACTCGCTGGCCTCCCTCCCGAGCGTGCCGGTGGCGGCGCCTGTCGTGCTGGCGCTGATCGCCGCCGTGCTGGCCGCCACCGCGCTCTCGCTCCGCTCGCGGCTGCGCGCGCAGCGCGAGCGGGAGCCGGACGCGAAGGGCGTGGATCCGCTGGTGGCCGCCCGTGCGGTGGTCTTCGGGCAGGCGAGCGCGCTGGTGGCGTCGCTGGTCGCCGGGCTGTACGGCGGGGTCGCGGTCTACCTGCTGACCTCGGGCCTCGACGGACCGCGCCGCGACCAGGCGATCTACGCCGGACTCTCGGTGCTGGCCGGTGTGGGGGTGGTCGCCGCCGCGCTGTTCCTGGAGCGGGTCTGCAAGCTCCCGGAGGGCGAGGACGACGATGACAACCCGGGGGCGGCTCCGGCGTAG
- the folK gene encoding 2-amino-4-hydroxy-6-hydroxymethyldihydropteridine diphosphokinase, whose protein sequence is MNVSSDPTVQPVPASVVEQVDAADVTLSNPKRAVISLGSNLGNRLETLQGAVDALEDTPGLRVKAVSPVYETEPWGVAPGSQPSYFNAVVLIKTTLPPSSLLERGHAIEEAFERVRDERWGPRTIDVDILAYQDVISDDPRLTLPHPRAHERAFVLVPWHDIDPEAEVPGHGAVAELLSAVGREGVTPRTDLELRLPE, encoded by the coding sequence GTGAACGTCAGCAGCGACCCGACCGTACAGCCGGTGCCCGCATCCGTGGTGGAGCAGGTGGACGCCGCCGATGTGACGCTGTCCAATCCCAAACGTGCCGTGATCTCCCTCGGCAGCAATCTCGGCAACCGCCTGGAGACCCTCCAGGGCGCCGTCGACGCCCTGGAGGACACCCCTGGTCTGCGGGTCAAGGCGGTCTCCCCGGTCTACGAGACCGAGCCGTGGGGCGTCGCGCCCGGCTCGCAGCCGTCGTATTTCAACGCCGTGGTGCTGATCAAGACGACGCTGCCGCCGTCCTCCCTCCTGGAGCGCGGGCACGCGATCGAGGAAGCCTTCGAGCGGGTGCGGGACGAGCGCTGGGGCCCGCGCACCATCGACGTCGACATCCTCGCCTATCAGGACGTGATCTCCGACGACCCCCGGCTGACGCTGCCGCACCCGCGCGCCCACGAGCGCGCGTTCGTGCTGGTGCCGTGGCATGACATCGACCCGGAGGCGGAGGTCCCCGGGCACGGCGCGGTGGCCGAACTGCTGTCGGCGGTGGGCCGCGAGGGCGTGACACCGCGCACGGACCTGGAACTGCGGCTGCCCGAGTAA
- the folB gene encoding dihydroneopterin aldolase: MDRVALRGLKARGHHGVFPREREEGQTFIVDLVLGLDTRPAAASDDLAKTVHYGVVAEEVVAVVEGEPVDLIETLAERIADQCLKHEGVQQVEVVVHKPDAPITVPFDDVTITITRSRK; this comes from the coding sequence GTGGATCGTGTCGCGCTGCGTGGGCTGAAGGCCCGAGGGCACCACGGGGTGTTTCCCCGCGAACGCGAGGAGGGCCAGACCTTCATCGTGGACCTGGTGCTGGGGCTGGACACCCGCCCGGCGGCGGCCTCCGACGATCTCGCGAAGACCGTGCATTACGGCGTGGTGGCGGAGGAGGTCGTGGCCGTCGTGGAAGGCGAGCCGGTCGACCTCATCGAGACGCTCGCGGAGCGGATCGCCGACCAGTGCCTCAAGCACGAGGGGGTGCAGCAGGTGGAGGTGGTCGTCCACAAACCGGATGCCCCGATCACCGTCCCCTTTGACGACGTGACCATCACCATCACCCGGAGCCGAAAGTGA
- a CDS encoding nuclear transport factor 2 family protein, with translation MEPRTDIEAVEQANAALYETIERGDHEALSELWLDGQVSVVHPGWPVLRGRGEVLRSYALIMANTEYIQFFLTDVEIDVLGDTALVTCTENILSGGPAEDDGSVGPLIGQLVVATNVFRRTEDGWRVWSHHGSPVLADREDEEAGANGEDDGDEDAGV, from the coding sequence TTGGAGCCACGGACGGACATCGAGGCGGTCGAGCAGGCGAACGCGGCCTTGTACGAGACCATCGAGCGCGGCGATCACGAGGCGCTGTCCGAGCTGTGGCTGGACGGCCAGGTGAGCGTGGTGCACCCGGGGTGGCCGGTGCTGCGCGGACGCGGGGAGGTGCTCCGTTCGTACGCCCTGATCATGGCGAACACCGAGTACATCCAGTTCTTCCTGACGGATGTGGAGATCGATGTCCTCGGTGACACCGCGCTGGTGACCTGCACGGAGAACATCCTCAGCGGCGGGCCGGCCGAGGACGACGGCTCGGTGGGGCCGCTGATCGGCCAGCTGGTCGTGGCGACCAATGTCTTCCGGCGTACCGAGGACGGCTGGCGGGTGTGGTCCCACCACGGGTCGCCGGTGCTGGCGGACCGCGAGGACGAAGAAGCCGGGGCGAACGGGGAGGACGACGGGGACGAGGACGCCGGGGTGTGA
- the folP gene encoding dihydropteroate synthase, which produces MSTLRGRVAGLPDWDRCAVMGVVNVTPDSFSDGGQWFDTELAVKHGLDLVAQGADMVDVGGESTRPGAARVDEAEELRRVVPVVRELAAAGAVVSVDTMRASVAERAVEAGARLVNDVSGGAADPAMVPVVAASRVPFVVMHWRGQSIDMNNRAVYADVVTEVVDELGQSMERAVAGGVDPERIVIDPGLGFAKQARHDLALVAQLARLRALGRPLLVAASRKRFLGRVLAGGAGATPPPARERDAATAAVSAIVAREGAWAVRVHEVRASADAVRVARAVETAAGAAGAADAGDMAGTQRAGSTGTTA; this is translated from the coding sequence ATGAGTACCTTGCGTGGCCGGGTGGCCGGACTGCCGGACTGGGACCGCTGCGCGGTGATGGGCGTCGTCAATGTGACGCCCGATTCGTTCTCCGACGGCGGCCAGTGGTTCGACACCGAACTCGCCGTCAAACACGGCCTCGACCTGGTGGCGCAGGGCGCCGACATGGTGGACGTGGGCGGCGAGTCGACCCGGCCGGGCGCGGCGCGGGTGGACGAGGCCGAGGAGCTGCGCCGGGTCGTCCCGGTCGTGCGGGAGCTGGCCGCGGCCGGCGCCGTGGTGTCCGTCGACACGATGCGGGCCTCGGTCGCCGAGCGGGCCGTGGAGGCCGGGGCGCGGCTGGTCAACGACGTCAGCGGCGGCGCCGCGGATCCGGCGATGGTGCCGGTGGTGGCCGCGTCCCGGGTGCCGTTCGTGGTGATGCACTGGCGTGGCCAGTCGATCGACATGAACAACCGGGCCGTGTACGCCGATGTCGTCACGGAGGTCGTCGACGAACTCGGGCAGAGCATGGAGCGCGCGGTGGCCGGCGGCGTCGACCCGGAGCGCATCGTCATCGACCCCGGCCTGGGCTTCGCCAAGCAGGCCCGGCACGATCTCGCGCTGGTCGCCCAGCTGGCGCGGCTGCGGGCGCTGGGGCGTCCGCTGCTGGTGGCCGCTTCGAGAAAACGGTTCCTGGGCAGGGTGCTGGCGGGCGGCGCGGGAGCCACCCCACCGCCGGCCCGGGAGCGGGACGCCGCGACGGCGGCGGTGTCGGCGATCGTGGCGCGGGAGGGGGCCTGGGCGGTGCGGGTGCACGAGGTGAGGGCGAGCGCGGACGCGGTACGGGTGGCACGCGCGGTGGAGACCGCCGCGGGTGCGGCCGGTGCGGCCGACGCGGGGGACATGGCCGGTACGCAGCGTGCCGGCAGCACGGGCACGACGGCATGA